In Fibrobacter sp. UWB15, one genomic interval encodes:
- a CDS encoding DEAD/DEAH box helicase, with product MLFSELPLANPLQRAVRAVGYEQPTPIQEKSIPSLLEGKDLLGIAQTGTGKTAAFALPILQLLLDSGKFRAPKTCRALILLPTRELAIQVEECFKQYAQFTAISTACIFGGVSDVSQKRNLIRGVDVLVATPGRLLDLINQKAVSLKALEFFVLDEADRMLDMGFIHDIRKVVALLPQNRQNLFFSATMPEDITKLAATILRPNPVRVEVAPQSTPIERIRQELYRIDKRRKGALLKELLLAHPEMKKVLVFSRTKHGADKITRVLEKAGIKCAAIHGNKSQNRRQQALGNFKCEQIRVLVATDIAARGIDVDDVSHVFNYDLPDVPETFVHRIGRTARAGKDGIAISFCAPDEEQDLRAIEKLTRISIPEGDKAIFEKLPPPQKETPESEMRNARGRGFPRRDNSRGKQNQAKPGNKKERPQQNRPQNKPQNEKRPAPKSEGVQQANPQDQLGRRTIGRNRPGSRARKRMREAARKQAQGN from the coding sequence ATGCTTTTTTCCGAACTTCCCCTGGCAAATCCCTTGCAGCGAGCCGTGCGCGCTGTCGGCTACGAACAACCCACTCCGATTCAGGAAAAGTCCATTCCGAGTCTTTTGGAGGGTAAGGACCTGTTGGGAATCGCCCAGACGGGTACGGGGAAGACGGCGGCTTTTGCGCTCCCGATTCTGCAGTTGTTGCTGGATTCCGGCAAATTCCGTGCACCCAAGACTTGTCGCGCGCTGATTCTTTTGCCCACGCGCGAACTTGCCATTCAGGTAGAAGAATGCTTCAAGCAGTACGCCCAGTTCACGGCGATTTCGACCGCCTGCATTTTCGGCGGCGTGAGCGACGTGAGTCAAAAACGTAACTTGATTCGCGGCGTTGATGTTCTGGTCGCGACTCCGGGCCGCCTGCTCGATTTAATCAACCAGAAGGCGGTATCCCTGAAGGCATTGGAATTCTTCGTGCTCGACGAAGCGGACCGCATGCTCGACATGGGATTCATTCACGACATCCGCAAGGTGGTGGCGCTGTTGCCGCAGAACCGTCAGAATCTGTTCTTCAGTGCGACCATGCCCGAAGACATTACGAAGCTTGCCGCAACCATTCTGCGCCCGAACCCAGTGAGGGTGGAGGTGGCGCCGCAGAGCACTCCGATTGAACGCATTCGCCAGGAACTCTACCGCATCGACAAACGCCGCAAGGGCGCGCTCCTCAAGGAACTGCTGCTCGCTCACCCCGAAATGAAAAAGGTGCTGGTCTTTAGCCGCACCAAGCACGGCGCCGACAAAATCACGCGCGTGCTCGAAAAGGCGGGCATCAAGTGTGCTGCCATTCACGGCAACAAGAGCCAGAACCGCAGGCAACAGGCTTTAGGAAACTTCAAGTGCGAACAGATTCGCGTGTTGGTCGCAACCGACATTGCTGCCCGCGGAATCGATGTGGACGACGTGTCGCACGTATTCAATTACGACTTGCCCGACGTTCCCGAAACATTCGTGCATCGCATCGGCCGTACCGCCCGCGCAGGTAAAGACGGCATCGCCATTTCGTTCTGCGCTCCTGACGAAGAGCAAGATTTACGCGCCATCGAAAAGCTTACCCGCATCAGCATTCCCGAAGGCGACAAGGCGATTTTCGAAAAGCTTCCGCCGCCGCAGAAGGAAACTCCCGAAAGCGAAATGCGCAATGCCCGCGGTCGCGGATTCCCGCGTCGTGACAACAGCCGCGGCAAACAGAATCAGGCTAAGCCCGGTAACAAAAAGGAGCGCCCGCAGCAAAACCGCCCGCAGAATAAACCGCAAAACGAAAAACGCCCCGCTCCAAAGAGCGAAGGCGTTCAACAAGCGAATCCGCAGGATCAGTTGGGGCGCCGCACCATCGGCCGTAACCGTCCTGGGTCCCGTGCCCGCAAACGTATGCGTGAAGCCGCACGTAAGCAGGCTCAGGGCAACTAG
- a CDS encoding InlB B-repeat-containing protein — MDTGKISLGKLLALLIFMVGIQSAWADVWDGTTKTPAKTQKIGDKDYFLIESAANLAWFSDTVNIYAAKEIAKAYSADSLARANMTAADTAKANAYAQSVKQAFIDTAATDKLKDSTNKYNSARNNYLDSIAKIFKDGAAESIAANVDVFFKNNSNAITLISEKTKDKNYASPHVKFNAKVVADYIDMNHKPFVPIAAGKGEILYGGIFDGNHVTIKNLYVSSDYISEINSNYGQNVAFVAALHEGVVKNVVLDSVSIIATVDIGTILKGDKNKISVGTIVAWQKSGTVEGCYASGILYNSGKGQAVGGVVGNADAGLIKDNLSVVSIQIAGSEAYVGGVIGQAKDKVNIESCVFDGGKFINDLTAHDGGVVGLRYEGNTTLFKNTYYDQNDVGQGVAQGSINGIYAVAFLNEEHIACVLNEGEWNNADSTCSGEGVWSTGDHITNQGVSKNDKNETIYTITFNANGGTFAAGAKTEKYLRFGELATPDEISIPTNGFKKFEGWSLSPTATKKDDNLGYVYSPKTVYAVWGDVTTYTITFDFNTGSDATQLTKAVVGGDSITLHGFSAAQLPSTYKANGKTYNFVGWAKTQNGPALNEDQYGIATKNETFYAQWKEQQTYLITYMTGHDAVYSVELVEEGDYAKGPAVNPSKEGYAFAGWYTEENCQNLYNLNDKVILTQSYVLYAKWDLAHYKITYNLSEGWTNSANNPRYYTVEDNVLFKAPKYKNDSLEFDSWFYDGTFTNKAEQIAPGSRTGNLSLYYKWNVRTYTIWLSAGVDGYNIVEPVIKRYGEPITLPGASFEYPGYEQKGWATTDGGAKVYELLGTYTDNAEVELFPYWEKATYKIIYELDGGVNHVDNDTTYTMDSSDVVLKNPTKVGYKFEGWYDAEVGGKKVTKVEIKAPYGDVKLYAKWSQTKVTVTLQDNSCEYNGKNCGAKYTVSVTNGSLGSDYKTVIVTDSIKNVFDGPIDANIVSFAIVNKTTGEVVTDQFDVNYGGSCTLAVTPRDVSFAGKNETTTYTGDEIHVVSAANASGLPTGLNHTHNVGYEITATDAGDYPAVMTDPADVKIWDEDGNDVTANYNVVSITPPSTGLTIKPTSEPFTISMADEYVPVGGSIKGSPTSTASSGTTTFFYRIGDSGEWKESLGELALPATPDEYVIINIKATNPNYTKEAKTSTKIMVTSKTILTVTAKDSSKVYDGTALVNATYTCPECATKLSSGDELSVTMNDASITNVGSVTNTVKTVEISNGGSDVTDNYAINMVAGTLTVTKAPLTITTASDSKAYDGNPLTAGVTAVFVNGETATVVATGSQKMVGSSKNTYDIQWDATAKQGNYQIVENLGTLTVTKAAVTIKVSAAEKLYGDADPEFTGEVTGLVNPDDLGVIKYYRSNANVKNAGSYPKAISASYTANMNYEVNVTKGNLTVKKRNVTLTSADASKVYDGTALTAPTVTVGGDGFAPNEGAYFMVTGSQTDAGTSANTFTYELKEGTDVSTNYTLAEVKGDLTVTKSPVTVSIVGRTGTYAYNGSQQVVSGYDASINNAMYSASDIVFGGESVIQKTKSGTYAMGLTSAMFTNKNNNFDVTFDVTDGSLTITPPEIVVAYNDAGDTLHVIVGDDDSDSLINEKINDALAGHVPPIALPTKDEDKDSTYAFDGWEKNPTSGQYEPVFDATVKKDTIDVKYQDDPEKHIDVEIHVTDVHKDIVEKINAALEQNGIALPSKPDNGDSTYVLDWKQNPETGVYEPDFKGVLRVEQIIVKYGDGATDTIYVDIRAQDSKSQIEQKINDALNNHLPPIKVKGKDDTYTLAGWEKDESTGYYVPVFAKGDVVYVINFHLPEGAVLTSKFNGYNYGEVTLLPDAVMKSDTTWVFNGWYTKTKGRGDRVKAMRETDAGNKSLYPLFQKTIRYEIAGKTGEVVVIYTDRADTTIARALKSVIPDEISKNGVRYAFVKWKLEDGVYKAVLKSLAVRFNVAVDARALNIEEAQMGSRYAVFDMDGRVVKRGTVSNGSQRVEIPKSGSYMVRVGKDAVQVNVK; from the coding sequence ATGGATACAGGTAAGATTTCTCTTGGAAAGTTGCTCGCCCTGCTTATTTTTATGGTGGGTATTCAATCTGCGTGGGCAGATGTCTGGGATGGTACGACCAAGACTCCGGCGAAAACGCAAAAAATCGGTGACAAGGATTATTTCTTGATCGAATCCGCGGCAAACCTGGCGTGGTTTTCCGATACGGTGAATATCTATGCTGCTAAAGAAATTGCCAAGGCCTATTCGGCAGACTCTTTGGCTCGTGCCAATATGACTGCTGCTGATACGGCGAAGGCAAATGCGTATGCTCAATCGGTAAAGCAGGCTTTTATAGATACCGCTGCTACGGATAAGTTAAAGGACTCTACAAATAAATACAATAGTGCGAGAAATAATTATCTAGACAGCATTGCGAAAATTTTTAAAGATGGCGCCGCAGAATCTATCGCTGCTAATGTTGATGTGTTCTTCAAGAATAATTCCAATGCAATCACATTGATTTCTGAAAAAACGAAGGATAAAAACTATGCGTCACCGCATGTGAAATTTAATGCGAAGGTGGTGGCTGATTATATCGATATGAATCATAAACCCTTTGTCCCTATTGCTGCGGGTAAGGGCGAGATTTTGTATGGAGGTATTTTTGATGGTAACCATGTGACCATCAAGAATCTGTATGTCAGCAGTGATTATATTTCTGAAATCAATAGTAATTATGGACAGAATGTCGCTTTTGTTGCGGCCTTACATGAAGGTGTCGTAAAGAACGTTGTTCTTGATAGTGTGAGTATCATCGCGACTGTTGATATTGGGACCATTCTTAAGGGCGACAAGAATAAAATCAGTGTGGGTACGATTGTAGCATGGCAAAAGTCTGGAACTGTGGAAGGTTGCTATGCGTCGGGTATTCTTTATAATAGTGGTAAGGGACAGGCCGTTGGTGGTGTTGTCGGCAACGCAGATGCGGGCTTGATTAAAGACAACTTGAGCGTTGTTTCGATTCAAATTGCTGGAAGCGAAGCTTATGTGGGTGGCGTTATAGGCCAGGCAAAAGATAAGGTCAATATTGAATCTTGTGTTTTTGATGGAGGCAAGTTCATTAATGATTTGACGGCGCATGATGGTGGTGTGGTTGGTCTGCGTTATGAAGGAAATACAACCCTTTTTAAGAATACCTATTATGACCAGAATGACGTGGGTCAGGGTGTTGCCCAGGGCTCTATAAACGGAATTTATGCGGTGGCGTTCCTTAATGAGGAGCATATTGCCTGTGTCTTGAACGAGGGCGAATGGAATAATGCGGATTCGACTTGCTCTGGTGAAGGGGTATGGTCTACAGGTGACCATATTACCAATCAGGGTGTGTCGAAAAACGATAAGAACGAGACGATTTATACAATCACGTTCAATGCGAACGGGGGTACTTTCGCTGCGGGCGCTAAGACAGAAAAGTATTTGCGTTTTGGTGAATTGGCTACACCTGATGAAATATCGATTCCTACGAATGGATTCAAAAAATTTGAAGGCTGGTCTTTGTCGCCTACGGCAACTAAAAAAGACGATAACCTGGGATATGTTTATAGCCCTAAGACCGTATACGCGGTGTGGGGCGATGTAACGACCTATACGATAACGTTTGACTTTAATACAGGAAGTGATGCGACCCAGCTGACAAAGGCCGTTGTTGGAGGGGATTCCATTACGCTCCATGGATTCAGTGCGGCTCAGTTACCTTCGACGTATAAGGCAAATGGCAAAACCTATAACTTTGTGGGTTGGGCTAAAACACAAAATGGACCTGCCTTGAACGAAGACCAGTATGGAATCGCCACGAAAAATGAAACTTTCTATGCTCAATGGAAGGAACAGCAGACGTATCTGATTACCTATATGACGGGTCATGATGCTGTTTATAGTGTGGAGCTTGTGGAAGAAGGTGACTATGCTAAGGGCCCTGCAGTGAATCCGAGTAAAGAAGGGTACGCATTTGCGGGTTGGTATACTGAAGAAAATTGTCAGAACCTGTATAACCTCAATGACAAAGTTATCTTGACGCAGAGCTATGTGCTTTATGCCAAGTGGGATTTGGCTCACTATAAAATTACATATAACCTGTCTGAGGGGTGGACCAATTCTGCAAACAATCCGAGATATTACACGGTTGAAGACAATGTTTTGTTTAAGGCTCCGAAATATAAAAATGACAGCTTGGAATTTGATAGCTGGTTCTATGATGGAACCTTTACCAATAAGGCTGAACAGATTGCACCGGGTTCAAGAACTGGAAATTTGTCCCTTTATTACAAGTGGAACGTCAGGACTTATACGATTTGGTTAAGTGCTGGTGTAGACGGATATAATATTGTGGAACCGGTTATAAAAAGATATGGCGAACCGATTACATTGCCTGGGGCGTCGTTTGAGTATCCGGGATATGAACAAAAAGGTTGGGCCACGACGGATGGCGGCGCAAAGGTGTACGAATTGTTGGGTACATATACGGACAATGCAGAGGTGGAATTGTTCCCGTATTGGGAAAAGGCGACCTATAAGATTATCTATGAATTGGATGGTGGCGTGAATCATGTGGATAACGATACCACGTACACGATGGATTCTTCAGATGTTGTCTTGAAGAACCCGACAAAGGTTGGCTATAAGTTCGAAGGTTGGTATGATGCTGAAGTGGGTGGCAAAAAGGTTACCAAAGTGGAAATCAAGGCTCCTTATGGAGATGTGAAGCTGTATGCCAAATGGAGTCAGACTAAGGTTACTGTTACGCTCCAAGACAATTCTTGCGAGTACAATGGCAAGAACTGCGGCGCTAAATATACTGTATCGGTGACGAATGGTAGTCTTGGTAGCGATTATAAGACTGTTATTGTGACGGATTCTATCAAGAATGTCTTTGACGGTCCGATTGATGCGAATATCGTAAGCTTTGCGATTGTGAACAAGACGACGGGTGAAGTGGTGACGGACCAGTTCGACGTCAATTATGGAGGAAGCTGTACGCTGGCGGTTACTCCGAGAGATGTCAGCTTTGCCGGTAAAAATGAAACAACGACCTATACGGGCGATGAAATTCATGTGGTAAGTGCAGCGAATGCTTCGGGCCTGCCGACTGGACTTAATCATACCCATAATGTGGGTTACGAAATTACAGCGACGGATGCAGGTGATTATCCGGCTGTGATGACCGATCCTGCCGACGTGAAAATTTGGGATGAAGATGGCAACGATGTGACGGCGAACTATAACGTAGTCTCGATTACTCCGCCGTCTACGGGTCTTACAATTAAGCCGACAAGCGAACCATTTACCATTTCAATGGCAGATGAATATGTGCCGGTCGGTGGCTCGATAAAGGGCTCCCCGACGAGTACGGCTTCAAGTGGCACGACAACTTTCTTCTACCGAATTGGCGATTCTGGCGAATGGAAGGAAAGCTTGGGTGAATTGGCTCTGCCGGCAACACCGGACGAATACGTGATAATCAATATCAAGGCCACTAATCCGAACTATACTAAAGAAGCGAAGACGTCAACAAAAATAATGGTTACGTCGAAGACGATTCTTACGGTAACTGCAAAGGATTCCTCAAAAGTCTATGATGGAACGGCGTTGGTTAATGCAACTTACACCTGCCCGGAATGTGCTACAAAGTTGAGCTCTGGAGATGAATTGTCTGTTACGATGAATGATGCCTCCATTACGAATGTTGGTTCTGTTACTAATACGGTAAAAACGGTTGAGATTTCCAATGGTGGTTCTGATGTTACAGACAATTATGCCATCAACATGGTCGCCGGTACATTGACGGTGACCAAGGCTCCGCTGACGATTACGACGGCTTCTGATTCAAAGGCTTATGATGGAAATCCGCTCACAGCTGGTGTAACAGCAGTTTTTGTCAATGGTGAAACGGCGACGGTGGTGGCGACGGGTAGCCAGAAGATGGTCGGTTCTTCTAAGAATACATACGACATTCAATGGGATGCAACTGCCAAGCAAGGAAACTACCAGATTGTAGAAAATCTTGGAACTTTGACCGTGACAAAGGCTGCCGTTACCATTAAGGTAAGTGCTGCTGAGAAACTTTATGGTGATGCGGATCCTGAGTTTACCGGCGAGGTTACGGGCCTTGTCAATCCGGATGACTTGGGCGTCATCAAGTATTACCGTTCGAATGCGAATGTAAAGAATGCTGGCTCTTATCCGAAAGCGATTTCGGCAAGTTATACTGCGAACATGAATTACGAAGTGAATGTAACCAAGGGCAATCTTACGGTTAAAAAGCGTAATGTGACATTGACGTCTGCAGACGCAAGTAAGGTGTACGATGGTACGGCTCTTACCGCCCCGACGGTGACGGTGGGTGGCGACGGCTTTGCTCCTAATGAAGGTGCCTACTTTATGGTAACGGGCTCCCAGACGGATGCTGGAACAAGCGCAAATACGTTCACTTATGAACTGAAAGAAGGAACCGATGTGAGCACAAACTACACGCTTGCTGAGGTCAAGGGTGATCTTACTGTTACGAAGTCTCCGGTGACGGTTTCTATAGTGGGCCGCACGGGTACTTATGCCTATAACGGTTCTCAGCAAGTTGTGTCTGGCTACGATGCCTCTATTAACAACGCAATGTATTCAGCGAGCGACATCGTCTTCGGTGGCGAATCTGTGATTCAAAAGACCAAGAGCGGTACTTACGCTATGGGTCTCACGAGTGCAATGTTCACGAACAAGAACAATAACTTCGACGTGACCTTTGACGTGACCGATGGATCCTTGACGATTACACCTCCGGAAATTGTTGTTGCTTACAATGATGCCGGTGATACGCTCCATGTGATTGTGGGTGACGATGATTCTGATTCCTTGATTAACGAAAAGATTAATGATGCTCTTGCGGGTCATGTGCCGCCCATTGCGCTCCCGACCAAGGATGAAGACAAGGATTCTACTTATGCCTTTGACGGCTGGGAAAAGAATCCTACATCGGGTCAGTATGAACCTGTCTTTGATGCAACGGTCAAGAAGGATACGATTGATGTGAAATATCAGGATGATCCTGAAAAGCACATCGATGTGGAAATTCACGTGACCGATGTTCACAAGGATATCGTTGAAAAGATTAACGCTGCTCTTGAACAGAACGGCATTGCTCTCCCGAGCAAACCTGACAATGGCGATTCTACCTATGTTCTTGACTGGAAGCAGAATCCCGAAACTGGTGTTTACGAACCTGACTTCAAGGGCGTTTTGCGCGTGGAACAGATTATCGTCAAGTATGGTGATGGTGCTACGGATACAATCTATGTAGACATCCGTGCGCAGGATTCCAAGTCGCAGATCGAACAAAAGATCAACGACGCCTTGAACAATCATTTGCCGCCCATCAAGGTGAAAGGAAAGGATGATACCTATACTCTTGCCGGTTGGGAAAAAGATGAATCGACGGGATATTACGTGCCTGTCTTTGCGAAGGGTGATGTTGTCTACGTGATTAACTTCCACCTGCCCGAAGGTGCTGTGTTGACGTCGAAGTTCAACGGCTACAATTATGGCGAGGTGACTCTGTTGCCCGATGCCGTCATGAAGTCTGACACAACATGGGTCTTCAATGGTTGGTATACAAAGACCAAGGGCCGCGGCGATCGCGTGAAGGCAATGCGCGAAACCGATGCCGGCAACAAGAGCTTGTATCCGCTGTTCCAGAAGACGATCCGTTATGAGATCGCTGGAAAGACTGGCGAAGTGGTGGTAATCTACACGGACCGTGCCGATACGACGATTGCCCGTGCACTGAAGAGCGTGATTCCTGACGAAATTTCGAAGAATGGCGTGAGGTATGCCTTTGTCAAGTGGAAACTTGAAGATGGCGTCTATAAGGCTGTTTTGAAATCGCTTGCAGTACGCTTCAACGTGGCTGTTGACGCTCGCGCTCTCAATATCGAAGAGGCTCAGATGGGTTCCCGCTACGCAGTGTTTGACATGGATGGTCGCGTCGTGAAGCGCGGTACGGTATCCAATGGCTCTCAGCGTGTGGAAATCCCGAAGTCGGGCAGTTACATGGTGCGTGTCGGCAAGGACGCCGTCCAGGTGAACGTTAAGTAG
- a CDS encoding polysaccharide deacetylase family protein, whose protein sequence is MNYKKISIAALIAMGSSMVFAQDAEIATWSGFRKAAVSFTFDDGPQSDVDVALPMFEKYGYKATFNIVTNWANGGGNNGMLNWSGVQKLSAAGHEIASHSDSHPSGTMAGNEIGSSKGTINQKIQQKYGCITLAYPNCDSPGDSQVLQNYVVGRICNGSWKGGSDIMGKDGPNNWAAASALMTGNQGTSDFKGNMQKAVNQGGWVAFLTHGFQGKTNGFADYSPTDASAMEGSLQYAQQNDKDIWVAPMGHVAMYIKERKASKAEVSNSGSTTTVKLTHNIADNISKYDYPLSLKVKTSLSKAEVTQAGAKLESKIDGGYVYFDAVPNAGDIVIAGEGAGPSPESSSSVEPPKSSSSEAKSSSSASNPWGPKSSSSKGEVDCNANPFDPSCHGMAIAAELQNDFGLSVYRSSDNYIVVGGAQGMSITVFNSLGHQVRTTRGLGAVQKVYTGAKGVYIVKVGSKSFKVKL, encoded by the coding sequence ATGAATTACAAAAAGATTTCTATTGCTGCGCTGATTGCCATGGGTTCTTCCATGGTTTTTGCTCAGGATGCTGAAATTGCAACCTGGTCGGGTTTCCGCAAGGCAGCGGTTTCCTTCACTTTTGACGATGGCCCGCAAAGCGATGTCGATGTCGCTCTTCCCATGTTCGAAAAGTACGGTTATAAGGCGACTTTCAATATCGTCACTAATTGGGCCAATGGCGGTGGCAACAATGGAATGCTCAACTGGAGTGGTGTTCAGAAATTGTCCGCTGCCGGTCACGAAATCGCAAGCCATAGCGACAGCCACCCCAGTGGAACGATGGCCGGTAACGAAATTGGTTCGTCTAAGGGAACCATCAACCAAAAGATTCAGCAGAAGTATGGCTGTATTACGCTGGCATACCCGAACTGCGATAGTCCGGGTGACTCCCAGGTTCTGCAGAATTACGTTGTGGGAAGAATTTGTAACGGAAGCTGGAAGGGCGGCTCCGATATTATGGGCAAGGATGGTCCGAACAACTGGGCTGCAGCCTCTGCGCTCATGACAGGTAATCAGGGAACTAGCGATTTCAAGGGCAATATGCAGAAGGCCGTTAATCAGGGCGGCTGGGTTGCATTCCTCACGCATGGTTTCCAGGGCAAGACCAATGGCTTTGCTGACTATTCTCCGACCGATGCTAGCGCTATGGAAGGCTCCCTCCAGTATGCCCAGCAGAACGACAAGGACATTTGGGTTGCCCCGATGGGTCACGTTGCCATGTACATCAAGGAACGCAAGGCATCGAAGGCTGAAGTTTCTAATAGCGGCAGCACCACTACCGTTAAGTTGACTCACAACATTGCAGACAACATTTCCAAGTACGATTATCCGCTTTCCTTGAAGGTGAAGACTAGCCTTTCCAAGGCCGAAGTCACGCAGGCAGGCGCCAAGCTTGAATCTAAGATTGACGGCGGCTATGTGTACTTCGACGCCGTGCCGAACGCAGGTGATATCGTGATCGCTGGCGAAGGTGCAGGTCCCTCTCCGGAATCCTCCAGCAGCGTTGAACCGCCGAAGTCTTCTTCTAGCGAAGCCAAGAGCTCTTCTTCTGCCTCCAATCCGTGGGGCCCGAAGTCCTCTTCCAGCAAGGGCGAAGTGGATTGCAACGCTAATCCGTTCGATCCTTCTTGCCATGGCATGGCTATTGCTGCCGAACTTCAGAACGACTTCGGCCTCTCTGTCTACAGATCCTCTGACAACTACATCGTGGTCGGCGGCGCTCAGGGCATGAGCATTACCGTGTTCAACAGCCTCGGTCACCAGGTGCGTACCACTCGCGGTCTCGGTGCCGTGCAGAAGGTTTACACGGGCGCCAAGGGCGTGTACATTGTCAAGGTGGGCAGCAAGTCCTTTAAGGTCAAGCTTTAA
- a CDS encoding phosphatidate cytidylyltransferase, protein MSNLAQRVITAVVAIPIVFFLLWFSDYSRIGLMCFLAGVGAWEWAGMACKMYKGPDTRYLSFASSLALTLAWALSKGGYFGMPAVPYVVGMTFLVIFAIYIGLAYAKVEIDHLFPWLVMQLGAPLYVGLWGGMNVLMMGNGQGFEHCYPFILVMTGVWLCDTVAYFFGKFAAGKGPFGRHLFAPSISPKKTWEGSVAGSIATVAWVAYWAKCSAALGCFNVEIDLAKAIGLGVLVTVAGQVGDLLMSALKRWSGTKDSGNLFVGHGGVLDRCDSFYLAAPALYLLMDFFQKLA, encoded by the coding sequence ATGAGTAATCTTGCGCAGCGTGTAATTACGGCGGTTGTCGCCATTCCTATCGTATTCTTTTTGCTGTGGTTCTCTGACTACAGCCGTATAGGGTTGATGTGCTTTTTGGCCGGTGTCGGTGCCTGGGAATGGGCCGGCATGGCTTGCAAAATGTATAAGGGCCCCGATACCCGCTACCTTTCATTTGCATCTTCCTTGGCCCTGACGCTCGCATGGGCTCTTTCCAAGGGTGGCTATTTTGGAATGCCTGCCGTGCCGTATGTGGTGGGCATGACCTTCCTCGTGATTTTTGCGATTTATATTGGCTTGGCTTACGCCAAGGTCGAAATCGATCACCTGTTCCCGTGGCTCGTGATGCAGCTTGGCGCCCCGCTCTATGTGGGCCTCTGGGGTGGCATGAACGTGCTCATGATGGGCAACGGCCAGGGTTTTGAACATTGCTATCCGTTTATTCTTGTGATGACGGGTGTATGGCTTTGCGATACGGTGGCCTATTTCTTTGGCAAGTTTGCGGCGGGCAAGGGTCCCTTTGGTCGTCACCTGTTTGCACCGAGCATCAGCCCGAAAAAGACTTGGGAAGGTTCTGTCGCCGGTTCTATAGCAACGGTTGCTTGGGTGGCTTATTGGGCCAAGTGCAGCGCCGCCCTCGGTTGCTTCAATGTGGAAATAGACCTTGCAAAGGCTATTGGCCTTGGAGTCTTGGTGACTGTTGCGGGCCAGGTGGGCGATCTCTTGATGTCTGCCCTTAAGCGCTGGAGTGGTACCAAGGATTCCGGCAACCTGTTTGTTGGCCACGGTGGTGTGCTTGACCGCTGCGATTCCTTTTACCTCGCGGCCCCCGCTCTCTACCTGCTGATGGATTTTTTCCAGAAACTCGCTTAG
- the frr gene encoding ribosome recycling factor, giving the protein MADYSDKMSKAIEATEREFSKIRAGQASPAILNDVRIDYYGTPTPISQVAKVSVPEPRMLLVSPWEKTMVDPIEKAILAANIGLTPMKDGNCIRVSLPILTTERRQELAKIARKHAEEGRVAIRNIRRDANDALKKNKELPEDEVKKQQDEIQKATDKAIAQIDSLLAEKEADILKV; this is encoded by the coding sequence ATGGCAGATTATTCTGATAAAATGAGCAAGGCCATCGAGGCCACCGAACGTGAATTTTCGAAGATCCGCGCTGGTCAGGCTAGCCCCGCTATCCTGAACGACGTGCGCATCGACTACTACGGTACGCCGACTCCGATTTCCCAGGTGGCTAAGGTTTCTGTGCCCGAACCGCGCATGCTGCTTGTGTCCCCGTGGGAAAAGACCATGGTCGACCCGATTGAAAAGGCTATCCTTGCAGCAAACATCGGCCTTACCCCAATGAAGGACGGCAACTGCATTCGAGTGAGCCTCCCGATTCTTACCACGGAACGCCGTCAGGAACTCGCAAAGATTGCCCGTAAGCATGCCGAAGAAGGCCGCGTGGCTATCCGCAACATTCGCCGCGATGCAAACGACGCCCTCAAGAAGAACAAGGAACTGCCTGAAGACGAAGTTAAAAAGCAACAGGACGAAATCCAGAAGGCTACCGACAAGGCTATTGCCCAGATCGACAGCCTCCTCGCTGAAAAGGAAGCAGACATCCTCAAGGTGTAG
- a CDS encoding isoprenyl transferase: MANQLRHVAIIMDGNGRWARSRGLERFLGHRKGTQATIDAVEVGVNLKLEHMTLYVFSSENWGRPSKEVDYLMNLLIEMVVKEIPDLMEKNVKLTVIGNMNRLPEKPRASLQSAIDKTANNTGMQLNLAISYGGRQEIVEATRSIAAQVASGAIKVEDIDETLFAKNLYLKGAPDPDLVIRTGGEFRLSNYLLWQAAYSEFYVTDTLWPDFTKEEFLKAVEFFNTRERRFGKVLHE, encoded by the coding sequence GTGGCAAATCAGCTTAGACATGTAGCGATTATCATGGATGGCAACGGGCGTTGGGCCCGTAGCCGCGGTCTTGAACGTTTCCTGGGCCACCGCAAGGGCACCCAGGCGACGATTGATGCCGTCGAAGTGGGTGTGAACCTCAAACTTGAACACATGACGTTGTATGTGTTCAGTTCCGAAAACTGGGGCAGGCCCAGCAAGGAAGTGGATTACTTGATGAACCTCTTGATCGAGATGGTTGTCAAGGAAATTCCCGACCTCATGGAAAAGAACGTGAAGCTTACGGTGATTGGCAACATGAACCGTTTGCCCGAAAAGCCGCGTGCAAGCCTGCAGTCTGCTATCGACAAGACCGCGAACAATACGGGCATGCAGTTGAACCTTGCCATTTCTTACGGTGGCAGGCAAGAAATTGTCGAGGCAACTCGCTCTATTGCCGCCCAAGTTGCGTCGGGGGCAATCAAGGTCGAAGATATCGACGAGACGCTCTTCGCTAAGAATTTGTATTTAAAAGGGGCTCCTGATCCGGATCTCGTGATTCGTACCGGGGGAGAGTTCAGGCTTTCGAATTACCTGCTTTGGCAGGCCGCTTACAGCGAATTCTACGTAACCGATACGCTGTGGCCCGACTTTACCAAGGAAGAATTCTTGAAGGCCGTCGAGTTCTTCAATACTCGAGAAAGACGTTTTGGAAAGGTGTTGCATGAGTAA